CACCCGTGCCCACCGCGGGTCCCAGGGCCGGGCACCGGTCAGGGCCCCCACACCCACCGGCTCTCCTCGCCCTCCAGCAGCTTGCGGTACGTGGCGATCTCGATGTCCAGGGCCAGCTTGACGTTCATGAGCTCCTGGTACTCGCGCAGCTGCCGGGCCATGTCCTGCTTGGCCCGCTGCAGGGCGGCCTCCAGCTCGGCCACCTTGGCATTGGCGTCCTTGATGGCCAGCTCCCCGCGCTGCTCGGCGTCGGCGATGGCAGCCTCCAGGGCAGCCCTCTGCGGGCACGGGGGGCCAGGTAAGCGGGTGGCGCAGTCTGGACGCCTCCTCCCCCCGACCTAAGCTAACCGCCTCCACCTAGCTCGAGGCAAATGCTACCAGTGGCCTTCAGGAAACAGAAGAGGGAAATCTAAGCGGCTCCCGGGCACCTCCCTGCTCCAGCTCCTCCCCTGGGACACCGCGGGGCACCATCTCCGCCCCATCCCATCCGACTGCACCAGGTCTCTGCTTTCCAGCCGCCCTAAAGCACCAGAAGCTGACCTCACCCTGATGCAGAAGAGAGACCAAATAAAGCAGGCCTGCGGGGGCCCGTCCTGGAGCAGCTGTCTGTCCCATGCCCCCGGCCCGTCACGGCCCCAGGGACCTCCTCAGCACCCTTCAGCCCCCTGGGAGCAGTCTGAGAAGCTCAAAGTCTGGTCTAGAATTGCTTTCCTGACCCCAGACCCCTCACCCCTGGCTGCATGGTCTGCCCTCACCTTGTCATGTCTGAGGAGCCTCTcccagccccggcccggcccATACCTGGTTTTTGAGGGTCTCGATCTCAGCCTGGAGGCGGCTGATGCTCCGGTTCATCTCAGAAATCTCAGTCTTCGTGCGACGGAGGTCATCCCCGTGCTTCCCGGCCAATGTCTGCAGCTCCTCATACTGCGGGTGGGAGGCAGGAGTGAGGTGAGGGCCCAGCTCGCCtcacctctgccccctccctgcacacacaccGCCGCCAGCCTTCTTCCAGACCTCCAGGTCCCCATACCGCGGTCTCCGCAGGCCCCGCTCACAGCAGGCAGGATAGAGTCTGAAATCCTGCTCCCTCCTGCACTAAAGCGCAGAACCCGCCAGAGGGGAGGGCCAGCTAGTGCCCCCGCTCTTCACCTTGATCTGGTACATCGTCTCGGCCTCCACCCTGCTGCGGTTGGCGATCTCCTCGTACTGGGCCTTGACCTCGGCGATGATGCCGTCCAGGTCCAGGGAGCGGCTGTTGTCCATGGACAGCACCACGGACGTGTCCGAGATCTGGGACTGCAGCTCATGGatctcctggggggggggggggggcggtggcaggGGTCGGTGTGAGGCTCTGTCCTTGCGCACAAAAGCCTCCTTTGGCAGAAGGGACTTCCTCGGGGACAAGACAGGGAGGCCAGcagcagaggagagaagcaggtggGAGCTAGGGCTGGGAAGACGGGTCAAAGGCCTGAACCCCAGGGGGAGGTACAGATGAAGGAGGCAAGGGCCGAAGGCCAAGCAGCTCCAGGTAAGTGACCCGAGGGGTAGAGCCCTTCCCCACTCAGCTGCCCCCTAAAGAACTTGCTATAAAGCCCAAAGATTTAGAACAAAGGCTCCGTATGACGGCCTTGGACAGGCTGTTTCATTCCCgagcctgttttctcctctgaaGTGGGGTAATAAAGCCTCCCTCGCCCTCATGCAGGGGGACAAAACATACAGAACTAGCACGCTGGGTTATGTCGATAACTGTGATCATTCAGTGGTGACACCCTgtctgctggggtgggggcccctCAGGCTGCAGCCCCCCGAGAACATACCTCTTCATACAGCTGCCGTAAGAAGTTGATCTCGTCGGTCAGCCCTTCCAGGCGGGACTCCAGTTCTATCTTGTTCATGTAAGCTTCATCCACATCCTGGGCGGTAGGGGAAGGGGGCCTGAGCGGAGGACCCACACGCCGCAACCAGGGGCACTCAATGGCCCAGGACCCTCTAACTAAATGGCTTTCCCACCTCACTCTGTGGCCTGATCCTCCAGGCTCTGCCCTGCCACACCTGTATCCCCGGTGCAAACACCTTTACCTCGGTTTCCCGCggtcctccccctcctcctcctcctcctcctcctccaggaagctttccatGGCCACACCTCCAATTCTACCGCTCCATTTTCTTAACCATGTCCCAACATCATTGTCCAGAATTCTGTCCAAAACGCACCTAACTACCTCCTCTGTCCTTGCCCGCCTCTCTATGCTGTATACCTAGCAGGTAGCCAAACGTCCGTTACTTGGACATATTTAGGGACAGAACCCAGAAAGCCTTCGTCCAAGCCTCTAAGCCCCGCCTCCTGTGTCTGGTCGTGGAGGGGCGCTCCCTCACCTTCTTGATGAGGACAAATTCATTCTCCATGTCTCCACGCAATTTGATCTCATCCTCGTATCTGGTGAGGAACAGACTTAGAATCAGAGGATGAAGGCAAAGGTGAGGTTGTCCTGAGCATTTGGGGAGGCAAAAACATCTAGGAAATTCAGTTCATGAAGATGCAGGATAGGAGGGCAGGTCTGGTCCTTCCGCTCCCACCAGCCCTACCCCGGGTTATCATCAACCAGTGGGGAAGCCTGTAGCAGGAAACCCCTCTCTGAATCCATGAACACACGTTGGATCAGGCTCATTTAGAGGGTCAGAGGCGGGAACTGACAGGAGACCTCAGACAGAACTCTCTGGGGTGTGCTGGACGTCAAAGGTAAGAATAAATAGGGCCAGGGCTGTAAGGAAACAACAGAGGCCTTTCCCACCTTAGGGCTACTATGTAAGCACTAGCACGTAAGTTGTTGTCCAAATCTGGACAGTCCTGGGACTGAAAGAGGGTGGGCGCTATTAACAATCATGCCTGGACAGCATGTAAAGGCTAGACTGTCCTGGGAAGGCCGATCCTCCGGTCGCCCTAATTGGACAGGACCGTGCTGCCCACCAGACAGAAAGGGTCACAGGATCTAGGGCAGGGCCGCAGGGCTGCGGCGGTGGGAAGGAGGGCAGCTCACTTATTCTTGAAGTCCTCCACGAGCCCCTGCATGTTGCCAAGCTCCACTTCCAGCTTCAGCTTCTCCTGCCCCAGGGTGTCCAGCTGCCTCCGGAGGTTGTTGATGTAGCTCTCAAACATGTTGTCTATGTTGCTCCGAGCGGTTTTCTGCTGCTGCAGGAGACCCCACTTGGTCTCCAGGATTTTGTTCTGCTGCTCCAGGTGTCTGACCTGCACGGGGGGAAAGGGGGCGAGAAGGTCTGCTTCGGGCCCAGGTGCAGTCTGCGGGGAAGCCAGCATCGTCTTCTCCTCTGACCCGCTCCCGGTGGGGCCTCCAGAGCCCAGAGAGCGGGTGAGCTGTTCTGGAAGGATCCCCAGTGGCCTGATAGAGAAACCCCTGTAATGCTGGGGTTTGGGgggagcgcgggggcgggggacGACAAGCAAGCACACGGATGGAAGGGATGGGCTAGGAGAGTTATGTTGAAATGGTATTTGCAGAACCAATAGGTCTTATTTGCTTAGACTGTatacaaatcagtaagaatagCCAAGTTTCGATTAACACTTTGTATaagattgaaaaagaaatttcattgcACATAGCAAATGTTATCCTCATCATTACTATTTGGAGTGGCTTTGAGGCGCGCCTACAGATTACAGAGAAACTTCAGCCCTTTGGCCCCGAGAGCACTGGCCAGAAGACCTAGGTTCAGCTAAATAAATGCTGCTACTAACCCATGCTGCACCGACACTGAGCTGCTTCCCCTTTCTGAGCCTGGGTCTCCCTAACCCCGCAGTGGCCCAGAGGCGCTCAGGCAGGCCCTTCCAGGAGCCTATCCTCCTGCAGATGGCACTTTCAGCCAGGGAAGGGGCAAGAGACCATGCAGATCTGGGCGCACACTGAGCACCCCCCTCCCCGAGTCACTCCCTCGGAGATTTTCCAGCCTGGCAGgggtcccccacccacctccggCCTGAATCCTCggccctctcctcctgccccaaaCACAAAGGTCCCGGGTTCCTTGGGGTCAAGGAATCCAGATTTTAAGATGAAACTAAGGCATATTAGAAAGGTTTCATTTAGTGgcttctgggtagctcagtcggttaagtgactgccttcggctcgggtcatgatctccgggttctgggatggagcctgcatccggctccctgctcctcggggagtctgcttctccttctccctctgccactgcccctgcttatgctctcacactctctctctctctctcaaataaataaataaataaataaataaataaataaataaatattttttttaaaaacagttttatgcatttatttacttatttgtctatttttagactgtattttttaagtaatctctacccccaaccatggggcttaaactcctaactccgagatcaagagttacatgctccaccagctgagtcagccaggcgccccggaaagaaaatttttaaaggaaagaataataGACTGCTTCCAAGAACAGGAATGCATTGTCCTTGGCCAACCCAAAGTCGtcacttttttttcaattgaagGAACCAAAAAGAGAGAAGGCGGTCTTAAGGGTGCAGCCTAGATCCAACCAATCTTTCCCTGTAAGTCCTTTTGTGGGGACgcgggggtggctcagcggttgagcgtctcccttcagcccagggcatgaccccagggtcctgggatcgagtcctgcacccggctccctgcatggagcctgcttctccctctgcctgtgtctctgcctctctctctctctctctctctgtgtctctcatgaataaataaataaaatctttaattaagtACGTAATTAATCAATCCTTTCCTGCCCCAGGTCATCCTGCCCCCAAATCATAAAAAGTAAATGATGTGAACACTGAGCCTTGCTGGACTGCTTACTCCGGGTCCAGCACTGCTAACTAAGCTCTTTGTACACTCTGTGGGCCCCAATAAGCGAAACCTCTTTGATTTGGGGATTATCGCGCCCACTTTAGAGGTGAAATCAGGGTTGGTAAGGTAACCCGGTCCAAGGAGAGGCCCGCACCGCCACCGGGGACTTGGAGCTGGGGCCCCGGGAGGCCGCCCGGCCCTAAGGTCAAGGGCTCCGGTTCGCAGGGCGCCGCTCTGGCCCAGGATTTGCCGGCCTCCCTTCCCACTAGGCCCCCAGGAGCCCGTGGGCGGGAGGGACCCAGTCCTGCTGGGTGCTGCTGGGCcgaggggggggggtggggggcgggggggccgcaTCTGATGGCTGGGctgggccggcggggccgggcagggcgtgcaaggggctgggctgggtgggcAAGGGGCGTTGGCGGCAGACGCCTTATTTGGGGCCATAAACTGTGGGGTTGAACAGGACACGAAACCTGGGCGCGGTGCCCAACGCCCGCAGACTTTGAATCCCGGATGGGCTTTCCTggcgccccccgccccacgccatccccacccaccccagggctCAGGGCCCGGGGCCCAGCACCTCCCACAGACTGAGGGCCTtggggcccccaccccggcccccaggGCGGGAGCCGCTGATGATGACTCATCCTGGTGCCCCCACACTCAGGACGTGGGATGCCAAAGGCCTCGATCAATATTTGCCCGCTGAGTCGACACCTGCTTCCTGATTCCAGAACCCTATCAAACcctatttaaatttctaaaaagggaggggggcagggggcgaaTACACCTTGGTGGCCCGGTGGTCGAAcgtccgccttcagcccagggcgtgaccccggggtccccggatCCCGCACTGgggtccccccagggagcctgcttctccctctgcctgtgtctcagcctctttctgtgtgtgtctcttgtgaataaatatgtaaaatctttaaaattaaaaaaaaaaagccgaggAGTCCCCTTGGGAAGCccctggggcagggccagggagaaGGGTTACCCTGGAGCAGGGccctcccgccccaccccacaGCTGAACAGCTGGGACTCTTGCAGGCTCACCCCTCGGGTGCAGTGACATGCGTGAGGAAGGAAGAAGCCTCGAGGCTTAGGGTCAGGGCGGCCAGGGACCCTCTCCCCCTAGGCGCCCCGACCCAAACCGAAGTGCATGGGAGGAGTGAGTCATAGCTGGAAGGGAGAGCGCTGCCAGGGTGGGTGGGGCCGGCAGGATCGCCAGTGGGGGCTGGAGACGTGCCCTCGGACCAGGCCACCAAGACACAGGCGGAGCCCCTCGCCAGCCCCAGGCACTGCCTGCGCcgcggagggggtgggggctcacCTTGTCGATGAAGGAGGCAAACTTGTTGTTGAGGCTCTTgatctgctccttctcctgggTGCGCACCGCCTGGATGTTGGGGTCCACCTCCAGCTTCAGGGGGCTCAGCAGGCTCTGGTTCACTGAGACGGCCGTGATGCCCCCCATGGCCCCGGGCCCGCCGTAGCCCCCGACCACACTCATGCTGCTGTTCAGGCCACCCCGGaagctgccgctgctgctgcccaCCCGGGAGAAGGCGGAGGAGCTGATGCGGGAGCCGGGCCCGCTCGTGTAGGAGCGGCTGCTGAAGGCCCGGGGGCTGGAGGTGGACACCTTGTAGGACTTCTGGGTCACCCTGATGGACATGGTGGAGGCTGGAGTGGAGGCGAGGAGGCTGAACCTGACAGAGGTTCCAGAAGGAGCGCGAGGAGCCGTTTCTAGGTGGGAAGAGTGCCCAAGGGTTGGCCCTTTATAAAAGAGAGCCCAGCCCAAGGGGGAGGATCCGCCTGGTACCTGAGTGGTTGGGCCCCGAGGGGGCTGGGCCTAACCCGACACCTGCCACCTACAGGCCGGACTCaggtgggggcagcagagagcTGCTCCCACCCCGGAGCCCACTCTAGCAGGGCTCCAGCTCCGGAAAGAGGGATCCCTTCCGGAAGCGTAAAGCTGGAGAGAAACCCTGGCCTGCCGGAGCCCTCTGTCACAGAGACTGGGTTGGGGTCAACCAGCCACTGCAGCCCTACTCCTCCCGTTGTCCCCTTCCCCCCTTTAGGAAAATAAACGCAAGGATTCGGAAGCTTAGCAGGAAAGGGATCCCACAGCAGCTGACACCCCAGAGACACCACCCCGTGTGCTTCTCTGCACTTTGAGTGATTATGAAATTCTTCCCAGACTGGAGGGCAGGGCTTCTAGGTTCCAGATCCTCGAACCTGAGGCCAGCCATCTGCCTAGTGTCACCTGGGTTACTGCTGTATCCTCAGCATCCGGTGCCGCTGGGTGAATAATTGTAGAATGAGCACACAGTGTGACACACGGGCTGTCTTCCCTCTGGGTCCGTGGGTGCAAGCAATGAGAACCAACAGAGCACGCTCCTGGACGCAACCTAgcgccttcctccctcccaggatcccaggactgcCTGGAGCAGTAGGCCTTACTAAACGGCACAGAGAATGAGGAACAAGAGctaaagagagaaagatgggggAGCAacggagagaggagagggaagctgTACTGTTATTGCCCCTTGCAGGAGTGGTTCCCATAGCACCCAGTGGGTGACTcacaggaagggaggcaggactGTGTGGGGTGGGGCGGGATGGGGGGCACTGCTAGGGAGGCGAGCTAGAGCCACCTGgaccctctttctcttcccaggccagaggagatggagaaagagtcCCTGCACCTGTCTCCCTGAACCCATTATCAGAATGAGTCAGACAGCAGGTTGGAGCAGAGCACGCACCTGTAGGTGGTGAATGGGGAGCTCTGCACCGCACCCCAGGCCTGGGCGGGCCGGGTGGGGCAGGCTGTGGGTGTAAGGCAGGAGCTGGGCCCTTGAGGCAGAGATTCCAGCTGCAATTACCTGATGACTGGGGCTAGATTCTCAGAAAGACCCTGCAGGGCATGGAGGGGACTGGGTGACATGCAGCTAGAGTCCCTCGGAGGAGAGGGACACGTAGCACACAGCCCCCGGACCTAGGGCAGGAGATGACTGTGACTGCCAGGAGGGCGGACATACGGGTTCCTCCCCACCCTTCAGCAGACACGCTCGGGCTTCCAGATGGACAGACATATACACCCCTACTCGGAGGGACAGAAACACCCAGAAGCCCCCTCTTTGGGGACAGACATAAATCCtaaaagacacacagaagagTTCCCACTCagtccaaacacacacacatacacacgacaGGACCCACTTGTCCCTTCCACAAAGACAAATCAGACACTCCCAGAGGGGACCCAGGGACcacattcctttctcttccttcttttctcctcctcactctccccagacttctggcctccagacgTGTTGAACCAGCAGGAGGAAATCCAGTTAGTACCAGTTTGCACCAggccctctcccagcccctgcaAACAATACTTAATTTCCAAAGAGTGAATTGAATGCATGCCACCCCGCTCCCCAACAAGCAGCCACACCGGCAAGGTGGGGAGATTTCTCCTTCCAGAGACCAAAGGGAGGGGGTGTGGGCCCTCTGCCAAACCTTGGACAgggagcaggaaagagagagggaggggccgGTCAGACAGGTATGGCAAccctggggagggaggacacCAGGGCCCccattccttcccctcccccacaccgtAGTTGGGAGGACCAAGGCAGATtaggggggaaagggaggggtgggcggcgggggcggggggcacaatATAACAACCCAGAGCCGGTCCTGGAAtcccagcccctctgcccccacccgcCTGGTTTCCCTGGTTCCAGAAGTGCCTGCTGTTTAAGGTGAGGACAAAGGGGACTACGGGGAACCCTGTGGTTTTTAGGCTGTAGAGCTCCCCGCATCTCAAGGGGAGCCCGGAACCGTCCAGGGCTAGAAGTACGGGCACCTCATCTGTCAGCTCTCTGTGGCCCAGAGACCCCAGGGACCCCTCCCCTGACGCCCCAAGTCAGCCTCAATGCACAGGAaggcctgggctgccctctctgtaGGCGACCCCGACCCCTGCTGGGatccggggggcgggggaggctgaAGGGaaaggcccagggcccagggccaagTGGTGAGGGAAGGGAAAACCAGCCTGGGGCAGCCACGGGCGCAAGTCCTTGTGAGGCTGACTCTGGCCACTGCGGTCTGCCCAACAAAGGGGAGAGTGTTTGCAGCCACCGTGTGACCGGAAGGGAAGGGCCGGATGACTCCCCCAAACTGCCTTAACGGCCTGTTCCCGAGAactgaaggaggaaagaggagacGGATGGCAGGATGGCATGTCGCAGAAGACCCCAGGAGGCCCTGAGCCCTGggcagctgggggcggggggggggggggggcagaggtgggtggCAGGGCGGTGGCTACCATCGCATGGCTTGTCACCAGGAAAGATGGTCTGAGCCAAGCTGCTCTCGGTGATCAGGACACCTGACCCAGGACACCACGCCCCCAGCACGCTCTTCGCGGGGGCCCAAACAGAAAAGAGCCAGATGCCCACCAACTGACGAACGAGTGGACAAGCAAAAAGTGATGCATTGTGCGACGGGACGTCATTcccaggcaggaggaaggaagcgGTGACTGGGCTACAACGCGGGTGAAAAGCAGTGAGGGCAGCCGGTCGCGGAAGGCCACAGGCTGCAGGATCGATTCGGATGAAATGTCCTCAATTCGGATGAAATGTCCTCAAcgggcaaatccatagaaacaaaagAGATTCACGGTTGCCGGACCAGCTCCAGGCTGGGGAGCGTGCGGATGATTGCTGAAGACTACAAGGATtctcggggcgcccgggggggggggggcttggccCGGTTCagcggactcttgatttcagctcatgtcatgatctcacggGTGATGACAcggagccctgcgtcgggctccacgctcagcggaCAGTTGGCTTgagatgctctttctctctctctcacacacacacacagagtctctcaaataaatttttaaaatttttttaaaagaaaaaaaaatgttttgaaaaagatGAGCAATTTAAAATCTTATTGTTGGTATAGAAATAGCCGAGTTTAGCACCTAGGCAGCAAGAACAATTATTTTGAGTAGGAAGCCACAGATGGTGGGAGCACCCATCAGTAAACCGCATCATGAATAATAAAGTTGATTGGATTGTTGATTTTTGTGCCTGTGCCTCAAGGCCAAAACTGTTCACGGTCAATGTTCAACAAACGGTGGTTCTTCTTCTTCAGGAAGAACGGCGGCTCCGGCGATTACAGGCCGCCACAATGAGAATGGGCTGCCTGGAGGGGTGCAAGCTCCTGACCTGGAAGTACTGAGACTAGGGCTTGCTTACCAGCTGTCCACCCCGCTCGCGGGAGGACTCCTAGGTCAGGTAAGGGTTTGGACCAGAACCTCCAGATCCTCCCCACTCTGTGAGCCCTTGATCCACTTCCCACCACCACAGAACTTCCCATATATGTTCCCACATAGGCCTCCACAATGTTCTCCGGTTTGAAACTTTGCTTTTGATAGGACGCGTGATGAGAAGTTATTCGAacaatggggcatctgggtgattcagtcggtCGGCGCcggactctggatctcagctcaggtcttgatctcggggttgtgagcttgagccccacgctgggctctgccctgggtgtggagtctacttaagtgAGACACACAAACTTACATCTGAGTAGAAAAAATGTCCCTTTATGCCTCAAGATTCTTCTGACCGGTCTAAGAATTCAACTGACATGAGACACATTAGCAGGAGACATCAAATTTAGTTACGGACGGGGAATTCTCATAAACGTGAGAGATTCCGAAGACGGTTGGGCAAAATGAGGCGTATATGTCATCCCGAACTAAGGAGGAGGCCGTAGGGGTCTGGGGCTTCTAAGGGAAGGAAAGCAATTCACAGGAAGGtggaaaagagtaaatatttggtaaacaaatgtttgctgggcccGTAAGGAAACAATGGGACACAGAGAAGAATTTTAACAGACTTTGCTAAACCCCTCCTGTCTACCACCCCCGGTTCATACTATACTGTAATCTGTGGCGAGGGCTtccttcctggagcaggtcctctATCTAAATTTTTTAGGTAATTAGGAGGAATGTCGAAGTTTCTTTCTGAATCTTTTGGGCCTCAACTGTTTTCAGCTCAAAATCATCCACGTGCCACAGTGGCACATCGTGGGACCATTCGGTCTGCACTCCCACATCCGAGAGTCTGGAGAGGATGAGGCCCCCGGGCCACCTTCCCAGATACTTCAAACTGGAAGAGGCCATCCATGGGATGGGCCCTCAGTGGGAGGGATCCCGTTGGACTACCTCCCCCTTAACTCAGGGTCTGTCCAGAGCATACACATCACAACTGTCCAGGCGGCAATCCACATGGGGTTTTTGAAAGGTTCCTCCACTGAGCCAAGGCTGAACACGAGACTTTCGCTCTGGTCCCACCACCAAGTCCTCCAGGAACACACTCTTCTCTCCCCAGAGAAAAGAGGCCAAAGCCCAGACTCAGACCATCGCAGGGTCCCTACTTCAATGGATAACATCCCTGTCTTCAACGGGCAACATGCCTGCTCTTCAAGGAAGAAAGCAGAGGGGCCAGGCCCCAGAGCCTGCCTTTCCACGGTGATGGCCAAGGAAACAGAGACTAGGAGGAGATCTGCAAGTGACCATGAGGACAGCAGCAGCGTGGGGGACGCAAGTGACAGCAAGCGGGAGGCAGGGAGTCACTGGAGAATGCTTCCCAGGGGAGCGGAGTCCCTGGAGGAGCCCCAAGGGAGGAGTCACACAGGCCCCCCACAGCTCCACTGTAGGAAAAAGAGCTTCCCTAAAGGGTGCGTGCAGGTGACCAGACAGGGGTgcgagagggaggaaagaaagcagaggtcCCGAGGCTCAGCTACAGCCCCCACGCCCGCCCCACCCTCCAGGCCTGAGAATTATCCCGCTTGGGCCTCCGGCCAATGGAGCTATTGTCCAGGGCCCTTGCTCTGAATTTCCTGCCGGGCAACCTGAGGAcccaggtggggggtgggggcagggacccGAGGTCTTTATTCCCTCCTGCTTCTAttctcccattcattcattcatctattcatttgcTTATCAGGCACCAGCCTGAAAGGCCTGCGGAGATAGCTTCTTGGTGCCTTTCACACCGTGAGGTACAAGTGGGAACCTCCTTTGGCCAAGGCAAGATGTGTCCTGCCGTCTCTGTGGAAAAGGGTCAGCCCCTTAAGAGTCCTTagtcccagggcagccccagtggcgcagcagtttagcgccacctgcagcccagggcgtgatcctggagtcctgggatcgagtcccgcattgggctccctgcatggagcctgcttctccctctgcctctctctctgtgtttctatgaataaattaaaatcttaaaaaaaaaaaaaaaaaaaagagtccttagTCCCTAAGTCGGATCATCAGTGGCTGACTGGGCACCTGCTGGAAGGCTCGAAGAGCTGGGGGCCTAAAGGCCTTCCCGTGTATTGGGAGACACAGAACGCATAACACCACTTACCCtaatacttgatttatttttaattcgtgagagacacacagagagaggcagagacacaggcagagggagaagcaggctccatgcagggagcccggtgcaggggctggatcccaggaccccggagtcacgccatgagccaaaggcagacgctcaacccctgagccacccgggcgccccactCTGATACCTTAATGGTGATACTTATACGGTACAACAAAGGCCTtacggggcccctgggtggctcagtcagttaagcatccagctcttgatttcagctcagatcgtgatctcagtgtcctgaggtcaagtcccgcttcaggctctgtgctcagcagggagtctgcttgagattctctctctctctgtctctctctgcccctccctgcctcaaatgaacaaataaatggttttttttaaaaagactttatgaacattaattcatttagtctTCCAGACtcccgggtagctcagtgtttgagcgtctgccttgggctcagggcgtgatcccggggtcccgggatcaagtccctgcacagggctccctgcatggagcctgcttctccctctgcctgtgtctctgcctctctgtgtctctcgtgaataaatacaaaaaaatctttaaaagaaaaagaaatgatggtgCGTGTACAGCAGGCCGGGGTAAACGGAAGGGTTTAACCAGATGGGGTCAGGCCAGAGGCTAGGCCGCCTGAGGCCTGACTCATTCAGAGGGCTGAGGGCCCCAGTACAATCACACAGTTGTAGCCACTCCGGCCCCGGTGGCTGGGACCCTCCGGCTTGGGGACGCCAGTCTGTTCGGGGGAGGTGAGGAG
This genomic interval from Vulpes lagopus strain Blue_001 chromosome 21, ASM1834538v1, whole genome shotgun sequence contains the following:
- the KRT8 gene encoding keratin, type II cytoskeletal 8, with protein sequence MSIRVTQKSYKVSTSSPRAFSSRSYTSGPGSRISSSAFSRVGSSSGSFRGGLNSSMSVVGGYGGPGAMGGITAVSVNQSLLSPLKLEVDPNIQAVRTQEKEQIKSLNNKFASFIDKVRHLEQQNKILETKWGLLQQQKTARSNIDNMFESYINNLRRQLDTLGQEKLKLEVELGNMQGLVEDFKNKYEDEIKLRGDMENEFVLIKKDVDEAYMNKIELESRLEGLTDEINFLRQLYEEEIHELQSQISDTSVVLSMDNSRSLDLDGIIAEVKAQYEEIANRSRVEAETMYQIKYEELQTLAGKHGDDLRRTKTEISEMNRSISRLQAEIETLKNQRAALEAAIADAEQRGELAIKDANAKVAELEAALQRAKQDMARQLREYQELMNVKLALDIEIATYRKLLEGEESRLESGMQNMSIHTKTTSGYSGGLNLAYGGLTSPGLSYGQSSFQSGFGPGGSFSRSSSSKAVVVKKIETRDGKLVSESSDVLPK